In Elusimicrobiales bacterium, the genomic window TGACGACGGCGCTGCAACGCGCGGGCTGAGAAAAACGAAAAATTGGCGGGACAGGCGAAAGCCGAGGTGCAAAGCCCCGGTCTTTTTTATGCCCAATCATTCGCCAAAAGTTTTTCAGTGGACCCTACCGGGTTGCGGCGGCTTCCTCGGCCTGGGCGAGAGAAGTTTCCGTCCGGGTTTTAAGCGCGTAATTCATCGGCCCGGGCATGGAAAACACCGTCTTGCCGGCGGCGGGATTCACAAGCTCGGCTGCGGCCATCCACAGCGATATCCCCCCCAGCAACGCGGTGAAAACGCCGGTGCAGGGCGTAAACACCGAGGCATGCAGCACCGGATAAGAAGAGGCCGGGAAAATATCCTTCAGAATCCTGGTCACATACAACAGGTCTATGTCCAGCAGGAAATAGAACAGGATTTTGCTGTAGAACCCGAAGCCGTATGTTACCGCCGCAAATATCAGCAGGAAGG contains:
- a CDS encoding GPR1/FUN34/YaaH family transporter, with amino-acid sequence MTTNQHTHAATPFANATPLGLIGLAVGCAALTPIAFGYRLTPEGIRTAAMFCLFFGCFGQLVSGIVNLANRNLYGGTLFTAFSFNWAMNYWSLTEAARGGRIDPVIVTAVDVSFLLIFAAVTYGFGFYSKILFYFLLDIDLLYVTRILKDIFPASSYPVLHASVFTPCTGVFTALLGGISLWMAAAELVNPAAGKTVFSMPGPMNYALKTRTETSLAQAEEAAATR